The sequence GATTGCTCTTTGAGATCATCACCGTGTCGAGCACGACATAGCGCGGGCGATACTGCCTGAGCGCTGCCGCTACCGCGCGCACGATTCCCGCATTGGCGAGCATGCCGATTTTCACGGCATCGATACGAATGTCGCTGAAGACCGCATCGAGCTGGGCCGCGACGAACGCAGCTTCGGGCGCATGGATCGCGCTCACGCCGCGCGTGTTCTGCGCCGTCAGCGCCGTGATGACGCTCGCGCCATAGGCGCCGAGCGCCGAGAACGCTTTCAAATCGGCCTGAATGCCGGCGCCGCCGCTCGAATCGGAGCCGGCGATCGTCAGCACGTTGGGAATCGTGGGTGTCATACTCAGTGCTTGACTTCGCCGATCAGTGCGACCGAGTCGAAGGCGCGCTGATTGGCCTGATGGCGGCGCATCACGACCCACATCATGAGGCAGACGAAGGTGCCGAACAGCACGATCACCGCGGTGACCGGCACGTCGAGCCAGACCAGCACCGCATACAGGCACAGCATCACGAGCACCGAGAGGTTCTCGTTGAAATTCTGCACCGCAATCGAATGTCCCGCCGACAGCAGCACGTGCCCGCGATGCTGAAGCAGCGCGTTCATCGGCACGACGAAGAAGCCGGACAGGCCACCGACAAAAATCAGGAAGACGTATGCGACGAGCAGATATCCGGACACATGCATGCGGCCGAAGTAGAGGCCCCAATGCGCGGGGAACAGGTCGCGCGTGTAGAAGGCCATCAGCATCACGGCGATGCCCATCATGATGCCGACCGGCAGCACGGAAAGCGAGCGCTTGAGCGGCACTTTGGCCGCGGCGATCATGGCGCCCGCCGCGACGCCGACCGCGACCACGGCCTGCAGGATCGCCCCTTCGGAAAGCGACATGCCGAGCGACACTTCGGCCCATTTCAGCACGATGAATTGCAGCGTCGCGCCCGCGCCCCAGAAGAGCGTCGTGACGGCGAGCGAAATTTGCCCGAGCTTGTCGCGCCAAAGGATCTGGAAGCAATCGGCGAAATCGGTGATGAGCTTGATCGGCCCGTGCTGCTGCTTCGGATAGCGCGCGCCGGTGTCAGGAATGCGCAGATTGAAGAGCGCCGCGATGACGTAGATGCCCATGATGAAGAGCATGGCCGCTTCGGCGGGCGTCTCGATGTAGGGGATGTTGTGCTTGAGGATATGGGCGGCGATATGCGGGCTGATCAGCGCACCGCCGAGCACGGTGCCGAGAATGATCGAGCCGACGGTCGTGCCTTCGATCCAACCGTTGGCGGCGACTAGCCGGTCCGGCGGCAGGAGTTCGGTGAGAATGCCGTATTTGGCGGGCGAATAGGCGGCGGCACCGAAGCCGACGATGCCATAGGCGATCAGCGGATGCGCTCCCACCAGCATGACCACGCAGCCGACCACTTTGATCGTGTTGGTGACGAACATCACACGGCCTTTTGGCCGGGAATCCGCGAAGGCGCCCACGAAGGCGGCGAGCACGACGTACGACAGCACAAAAAACAACTTGAGCAGCGGCGTCATCCAGTTCGGGGCGTGGAGATCTTTCAGCAGTGCGATTGCAGCGATCAGAAGGGCATTGTCGGCCAACGACGAGAAAAACTGCGCGGCCATGATGGTGTAAAAACCTTTTTTCATCTGATGCGGTGCTGTCCTCGCTGCGGTCGTCCGCCCCGCCCGCGGGTTTCGCGTTCGGACTTATTCCGTTCGAAATGGGTTGTGCGCACGGCTTTATATCACGAAAATAGATGTTTTCGGACTAGCGTATCCTCGGTGGTGCCCCCAGCGGGCCTCTACGGGCATTGAAAACGCACTGTAAGGTCCTGATTTGCAAGTGTCTTTACGAAAAATCTCATGCCGCGCCCCCTCCTAGCCACCATCCATACCGCCGCTCTCGCCAACAATCTCGCCGTTGCCCGTCGTTACGCGCCGAATTCCAAGATTTGGGCCGTGGTCAAGGCCAATGCCTATGGGCACGGGCTTGCGCGGGCGTTTCCGGGGCTGCGCGCCACGGATGGCTTCGGCTTGCTGGATCTTGAAGAGGCCGTGAAGCTGCGCGAGCTGGGCTGGGCGGGCCCGATCCTGCTTCTGGAGGGATTTTTCCGGCCGACCGATATCGACGTGATCGACCGCTACAGCCTGACCACGGCGCTGCACAGCGACGAGCAGTTGCGCATGCTGGAGATGGCGCGCCTGTCGAAGCCGGTCAATATCCAGTTGAAGATGAACAGCGGCATGAACCGGCTCGGCTATGCACCCGAGAAGTTCCGCGCGGCTTGGGAGCGGGCGCGCGCCTGTCCGGGCATCGGCCAGATCACGCTGATGACCCACTTCTCCGACGCCGACAGCGAGCGCGGTGTCGCGTACCAGCTCGAAGCGTTCGAGCGCGGTGCGGAAGGGATCGCGGGAGCGCGCAGTCTCGCGAATTCGGCGGCCACGCTCTGGCACCCGTCATCGCACTTTGACTGGGTGCGGCCCGGCATCATCCTGTACGGCGCGTCGCCCTCGGGCGTGACGGCCGCTATCGACGGCACCGGCCTGCAGCCGGCCATGACGCTCACGTCGGAACTGATCGCCGTGCAGACGATCGCCAAGGGCGACACCGTCGGCTATGGCTCGACCTTCACCGCGTCGGCGCCGATGCGCATCGGTGTCGTCGCGTG comes from Trinickia violacea and encodes:
- the lplT gene encoding lysophospholipid transporter LplT — encoded protein: MKKGFYTIMAAQFFSSLADNALLIAAIALLKDLHAPNWMTPLLKLFFVLSYVVLAAFVGAFADSRPKGRVMFVTNTIKVVGCVVMLVGAHPLIAYGIVGFGAAAYSPAKYGILTELLPPDRLVAANGWIEGTTVGSIILGTVLGGALISPHIAAHILKHNIPYIETPAEAAMLFIMGIYVIAALFNLRIPDTGARYPKQQHGPIKLITDFADCFQILWRDKLGQISLAVTTLFWGAGATLQFIVLKWAEVSLGMSLSEGAILQAVVAVGVAAGAMIAAAKVPLKRSLSVLPVGIMMGIAVMLMAFYTRDLFPAHWGLYFGRMHVSGYLLVAYVFLIFVGGLSGFFVVPMNALLQHRGHVLLSAGHSIAVQNFNENLSVLVMLCLYAVLVWLDVPVTAVIVLFGTFVCLMMWVVMRRHQANQRAFDSVALIGEVKH
- the alr gene encoding alanine racemase; the encoded protein is MPRPLLATIHTAALANNLAVARRYAPNSKIWAVVKANAYGHGLARAFPGLRATDGFGLLDLEEAVKLRELGWAGPILLLEGFFRPTDIDVIDRYSLTTALHSDEQLRMLEMARLSKPVNIQLKMNSGMNRLGYAPEKFRAAWERARACPGIGQITLMTHFSDADSERGVAYQLEAFERGAEGIAGARSLANSAATLWHPSSHFDWVRPGIILYGASPSGVTAAIDGTGLQPAMTLTSELIAVQTIAKGDTVGYGSTFTASAPMRIGVVACGYADGYPRVAPEGTPVIVDGVRTRVVGRVSMDMISVDLTPCPTANVGARVELWGVNLPIDDVARACGTIGYELMCAVAPRVPVRAE